The genomic DNA GACGTCGCGTTCACCGAAGCGGCTGTTGGCGCGGGGATCTCCACCGTCTTGATGCTCAGCACGTTGGTCTTGATCGGGCCCAGTGACGCCGGCCGCCGCAAGCCCGCCTTGGTGCCGTTGACCGTTGTCGCGATCACCGGTTGCGCGTTGGTCTACGGCACGTTGGATATGCCTCACTTTGGCGACCCAAACGACCCGATCCACCTGCACCCACGTCCTTCGTTTGTCGAGAAATCGCAAGTCGACATGCACGGCTTACCGAACGTGATCACCGCCGTTTTGGCCAGCTATCGCGGTTACGATACGCTTGGTGAAACGACCGTTGTCTTGACGGCGGGGATCGCGGTACTGCTGATCTTACGAAAAGAGAAAGACGAACCCGAACGGGAGGCAGCCGCACAATGATTGCCTTTCCGATCATTCGAGTCGTCACCAAACTACTGATTCCCTACATCTTGCTGTTTGGTTTCTACGTTCAATTCCACGGCGACTTTGGCCCCGGCGGCGGCTTCCAAGCTGGTGTGATCCTGGCTGCTGCGCTGATCCTTTACGGATTGGTCTTCGGACTGCAAGCGGTGCAGCGCGTCGTTCCGGCTTGGGCGGTTGAAAAGATGATGGCCATGGGCGTCTTGATCTACGCGGGGACGGGGATCACCACCATCTTGTTGGGCGGAAAGTTCCTCGACTATGAAGTCCTCGACCACCACCTGTTGCCCGGCATCCTGCCGCATGGCCAACACTTGGGGATCTTTGTTGTGGAGCTTGGTGTAGGGATCACGGTGACCGCGGTGATGACGATGATCTTCTACACGTTTGCGGGAAGGAAACACGTTCTGTGAATATGGAACAAGTCGTCGGATTGTATAACTACTGGGTTGTCATCTTTTTGATGATGACCGGGTTCTATATGGTCATTGCCCGACGCAATTTGATGAAATCGATCATCGGCCTGAACA from Rosistilla carotiformis includes the following:
- a CDS encoding Na(+)/H(+) antiporter subunit B; translated protein: MIAFPIIRVVTKLLIPYILLFGFYVQFHGDFGPGGGFQAGVILAAALILYGLVFGLQAVQRVVPAWAVEKMMAMGVLIYAGTGITTILLGGKFLDYEVLDHHLLPGILPHGQHLGIFVVELGVGITVTAVMTMIFYTFAGRKHVL
- a CDS encoding DUF4040 domain-containing protein translates to MNLIVFTILAMLAATAVTVARIRDLWAAIMFTGIYSFLSASWMLILDAPDVAFTEAAVGAGISTVLMLSTLVLIGPSDAGRRKPALVPLTVVAITGCALVYGTLDMPHFGDPNDPIHLHPRPSFVEKSQVDMHGLPNVITAVLASYRGYDTLGETTVVLTAGIAVLLILRKEKDEPEREAAAQ